In Zingiber officinale cultivar Zhangliang chromosome 1A, Zo_v1.1, whole genome shotgun sequence, the DNA window TCCGGCCATTCATCATGTCCAAAAAATTGCAAATtccaaatattttcaattttgtttgATTGAGAAACCATTTTCATTcccaaagaaaacaagaatctcaatactattaattaaattggtcttgCTCCTGCATTTTCCCCATGTATTATCATGTTCATAAATCAGGTAACTGCTCAAAATATTTATCTAGCTCACCTCCTTTACGTGTAAATCCTAATCTGCAGAAAACTGTCCATTAAGAAAGGAAACAAGTCATGATGCTCAAAGTTAATCAGTTCATCATAATCTGACAAGTGTGTTAGTCCTACAGAAATGTGTTTACCAGcaaatgatatatatgtttgaacatctcaaaatcttaagatgttgaaaaatatttcatgCATTCCAGTATAAGAATAATGGAATATAGCCTAGAATGAGCATTTCATAAGATGTAATAATCATTAGAAGGGAAAGACAAGCATAGCTGAAAATGGATTCCAAAGAAGCAAGAAGTGGCTTCTTACTAAAGATAATGAACTTATATAAACTTTAGCTAAAACAAGGTAATGAACTTACATAAACTTGAACgcacctattcataaatatgatcttgtatacatTCTGCCAACTCCGATCGCACCAATAGAATTGGCCTGTCGGCATTGAACGGAATAATGAAAGTTTGCAAATACATTTAAATATCACCAACAAATGTTTGCAATAGCGACATACAAGCTAAATGGCTACCAGTCAAAAGTGTATATATTAGTTTTCAATGTCAAATCTTATAGTTAGTCAATTTGACATAAACATCTTCAATTAATAGACTTAACTGCAATCAAAGACTTGCACACGATTAATTGAAATGAAGTGTCTTAATACTATTTACCTTCCCACTGAACTTCTTTTCCAGTTCTCTAACCAGCCtaacatgaatctttttgtagGCTTTTCGCAGCCTGTATGGAATGTGAATAACAACAGCTTTCCTATTGCCAGGCATATCGATTTGCCTATACCAAAAccataaaacttaaataaaataagcATTATCTGTAAATTCACAAAACAAAATTTGGAAACGCCAACATGATTGACATAACAAACTTACACTGCTGAATTAATGTAAAGATCCTTCAAGTCACTCTTCAACTCCTGGTTCGCATTCTCCAGATCAAAGAATGCCTGCTATGAATATGAACAGTTCAATTGGGATCTCAACCAAAATATCAGAACAATGCGATATGAAAGATGAAGGCAACTAGCCTGAGCCACAGTGTCTTCCAACTCAGTCGGTTCTGCACCCTTATCCTTTAGGATCTTCTTGCTCGTGGTAAACATTTTTCCTAATACTTACTAGGTCTGCAAAAGAATGAAATCCGAGATAATTTGAAACTTTATTATTctcaacccaattacatttaaacattggaactTGAAACTTTTGATAATGGAATATAGCCTAGATGAATTGATAGTTTCCTCAAAACAGATAAACCAAAGAACACTTCCAGCAAGACTTACCTTTGTTCAAAGACAAGCCCATTTGTGTTGGTCGAAGGCTTTGATAGTAGCCCCTCCAGCATTCTAAGCCTTTCCAATGGGTGCCCGATGCCCAAAGCTCGGGGAAAAGAAGGACCGTGCTACCGAAGTATACCTGAAGCAGAACAAGTTGCAACGAAAATAATATTAACAATAATATAGTACTTGAGAAAATTGTACAGAAATAAAAGGAAACAGAAGTACTTGGTAGATGGAGACTCCCTAAGAACAATATCAAGGGCTTGAATGACTTCTTGAGGTGCCTCAATCTGTCGACcagctaaaaactccttcaggttgTGTATGCTTGTGTTTCCAGCAAGCTTAATAATCACTCTA includes these proteins:
- the LOC121998802 gene encoding 40S ribosomal protein S7-like; amino-acid sequence: MFTTSKKILKDKGAEPTELEDTVAQAFFDLENANQELKSDLKDLYINSAVQIDMPGNRKAVVIHIPYRLRKAYKKIHVRLVRELEKKFSGKANSIGRNCWVYKLGMQKKNQGEIAGFASWVCMVVVL